One segment of Panicum virgatum strain AP13 chromosome 3K, P.virgatum_v5, whole genome shotgun sequence DNA contains the following:
- the LOC120700870 gene encoding serine/threonine-protein phosphatase 7 long form homolog, producing the protein MPQFSWGSAVLAASYRGLCTGVTKVSAEEPIFVGCPLLLQLWSYERFPVGRPEMDFEPYVQLSADYDDVDRPTMGSLWCLRRPSWVGVQTRKSYHDFVGQFDALVDTDVRWTPYTAANIYARAPSGLSSLCLRDHEYWMTRKPILYDIHVEEYHVHRVMRQFGLYQQTPVPIVHSVEAHVYRWTRQGQPPGSRWADKVRPYVDSWAAALDDVVFEDRLHSDEAFADYLRWYLPRTRTRVVHVPPEAPIEAARVSETYPVVRDQNFAIAVRFSD; encoded by the exons ATGCCACAGTTCAGCTGGGGTTCTGCTGTTTTGGCTGCGAGTTACAGGGGTCTTTGCACGGGCGTGACGAAGGTCTCAGCAGAGGAGCCCATTTTTGTTGGGTGTCCTCTACTGTTACAGCTCTGGTCTTACGAGCGCTTTCCCGTCGGTAGGCCAGAGATGGACTTCGAGCCGTACGTCCAGCTGTCCGCAGACTACGACGACGTCGACAGACCTACGATGGGTTCATTGTGGTGCCTCAGGAGG CCTTCTTGGGTCGGCGTGCAGACGAGGAAGTCGTACCACGACTTCGTTGGTCAGTTTGACGCTCTTGTGGACACGGACGTGAGGTGGACTCCGTACACTGCAGCCAACATTTACGCCCGGGCACCGAGCGGTCTTTCGTCCTTATGCCTGCGAGATCACGAGTACTGGATGACGAGGAAGCCGATCCTTTACGACATCCACGTCGAGGAGTACCACGTTCACCGGGTTatgaggcagttcggtctctaccagcagaccccggtcccgattgtgcactcagtggAGGCCCACGTCTACAG GTGGACACGGCAGGGTCAGCCACCAGGCTCGCGGTGGGCCGACAAGGTCCGTCCTTACGTCGACTCTTGGGCCGCGGCCCTCGACGACGTCGTTTTCGAGGACCGGCTGCACAGCGACGAGGCGTTCGCGGACTACCTACGGTGGTACCTGCCGAGGACGCGCACACGTGTCGTGCACGTTCCACCAGAGGCTCCGATCGAGGCTGCAAGGGTGTCGGAGACGTACCCCGTAGTTCGAGATCAGAACTTCGCCATAGCGGTACGTTTCTCTGATTGA
- the LOC120701432 gene encoding uncharacterized protein LOC120701432: MCKRFRRAVTCREDDTFLPPRSSGPVPVTGPSSRRSAPAAQSGPPPPPPETMTTPSGSAVRPTYVPRPAHLYSAAPGSSLFPSMDPYGAGSSSLRRPIHDLKYRQVGGTDDDEEIQEVDDLAQMEWVNTFFSSAPTQEVVGTSQLGGAPLATQDYSQVEQTPVPEQGRWSTRQTIPPEPLTYSQHHTRAGQAAERRGRRRGGKRGRI; this comes from the exons ATGTGCAAGCGATTCCGACGAGCCGTGACCTGTCGTGAGGACGACACCTTCCTCCCACCTCGCAGTTCGGGGCCGGTTCCTGTGACCGGTCCATCGTCACGACGGTCTGCACCCGCGGCACAGTcaggtccaccgccaccgccacctgaaACGATGACGACACCTTCGGGTTCTGCAGTTCGGCCCACGTACGTGCCGCGACCGGCACATTTGTACTCGGCAG CGCCTGGCTCGTCGCTGTTTCCGTCGATGGATCCCTACGGCGCTGGATCTTCGTCTCTTCGTCGTCCAATACACGATTTAA AGTACCGGCAGGTGGGAGGGACAGACGACGATGAGGAGATTCAGGAGGTAGACGACCTCGCGCAGATGGAGTGGGTGAACACGTTCTTCTCTTCTGCACCGACGCAGGAGGTCGTCGGCACTTCACAGCTGGGGGGTGCCCCACTCGCGACGCAGGACTACAGTCAGGTGGAACAGACGCCTGTTCCTGAGCAGGGTCGTTGGTCCACTCGCCAGACCATCCCGCCGGAGCCACTGACGTACTCACAGCACCACACTAGGGCGGGCCAGGCTGCAGAGCGACGtggcaggaggagagggggcaagCGCGGACGCATCTAG
- the LOC120699076 gene encoding cytosolic endo-beta-N-acetylglucosaminidase 1-like isoform X1, giving the protein MLPSAAEPEGEAASGGERRAWEPPFDASAPAPPMSYPITDLAALASRAYLSADANFHLPFNRASVPGPASALPARRRVLVCHDMEGGYRDDAAPQGGANPDAYALWHWHLVDVFVYFSHYLVTLPPPCWTNAAHLHGVKVLGTFITEWDKGAEVCKEMLATEASAQMYAERLTELATALGFDGWLINIEVKLDAQFIDNMKEFVNHLTKTMHAAVPGSLVIWYDAITVKGELNWQNKLNKYNKPFFDLCDGLFANYTWKKKDPQDSAAVAGDRKYDVYMGIDVFGRNTFGGGQWTTNVALDLLKKVDVSTAIFAPGWVYETKQPPDFESAQNRWWGLVEKSWGVLRSYPKQLPFYTDFDQGHGYQVSIEGQQVSSDPWNNISCQSFQPMLKYTGDQAQLQAFINFKDGPYSGGNCMTIKGSLRQNIIFSEQLYNGGLALEDRSIHLFYSVRADGSSALGLSLDLSSNEQSISILVAEDIATFTRKKQHHKYGAYVKADKVEPHAPNNQDWFLYKATVHSSAGYKLTGINIVCTLKIAGKMSAETEDRISGVNADGSSPYHASLGHISIQKIDANTEFRPAGSWVTEGEYISWSNSSNTTKHVSLKLSWKLKTPDQPSFRKYNIYVEESMADPNAKASRNYLCAASVDAFYISGLEVASGVTGLKFIIQACAHDGSWQKLEECPEFFLDVVHSEV; this is encoded by the exons atgctcccctccgccgcggagccAGAAGGCGAAGCCGCCTCGGGCGGCGAGCGCCGCGCGTGGGAGCCGCCCTTCGACgcctccgcgccggcgccgcccatgTCCTACCCGATCACGGACCTCGCCGCGCTGGCCTCGCGCGCCTACCTCTCCGCCGACGCCAACTTCCACCTCCCCTTCAACAGGGCCTCCGTCCCTGGTCCCGCCTCCGCgctccccgcgcgccggcgcgtCCTCGTGTGCCACGACATGGAGGGCGGCTACCGCGACGACGCGGCGCCTCAGGGCGGGGCCAACCCGGACGCCTACGCGCTCTGGCACTGGCACCTCGTCGACGTCTTCGTCTACTTCTCGCACTACCTCGTCACCCTCCCGCCGCCCTGCTGGACCAACGCCGCCCACCTACACGGCGTCAAG GTGTTGGGAACATTCATCACGGAGTGGGATAAAGGCGCGGAGGTTTGCAAGGAGATGCTCGCGACGGAGGCTTCTGCACAGATGTATGCTGAGAGACTCACAGAGCTGGCTACTGCCTTGGGCTTCGATGGCTGGCTG ATAAACATTGAGGTTAAACTTGATGCTCAGTTCATCGATAACATGAAAGAATTTGTCAATCATCTAACCAAGACGATGCATGCTGCCGTTCCCGGATCTTTGGTCATATG GTACGATGCCATCACTGTAAAAGGTGAGCTCAACTGGCAGAATAagctcaacaagtataacaagccattctttgatttgtgtGATGGGTTGTTTGCTAACTATACGTGGAAG AAAAAAGATCCGCAGGATTCAGCTGCAGTTGCTGGAGACAGGAAATATGATGTCTACATGGGTATTGATGTCTTTGGACGAAATACTTTTGGTGGCGGCCAATGGACT ACAAACGTTGCGCTTGATCTACTTAAGAAAGTTGATGTCTCAACTGCCATATTTGCTCCTGGATGGgtatatgaaactaagcaaccCCCTGACTTTGAGAGTGCACAAAATCG TTGGTGGGGCCTTGTTGAAAAATCATGGGGAGTTCTTCGAAGCTATCCAAAACAATTACCGTTCTACACAGATTTTGATCAG GGTCATGGCTATCAGGTGTCTATCGAAGGGCAGCAAGTGTCCAGTGATCCATGGAACAATATTTCTTGCCAAAGTTTTCAG CCTATGCTTAAGTACACAGGAGATCAAGCTCAACTGCAAGCCTTTATAAA TTTCAAAGATGGGCCTTACAGTGGAGGGAATTGTATGACAATCAAAGGAAGTCTCCGGCAGAATATTATTTTCTCGGAACAGCTTTATAATGGAGGACTTGCACTGGAAGATAGATCTATTCATCTATTTTATTCG GTAAGAGCTGATGGAAGCTCTGCGCTAGGATTGTCTCTGGACTTATCTTCAAACGAGCAGAGTATTTCAATCCTTGTTGCGGAGGACATAGCAACATTCACCAGAAAGAAGCAACATCACAAGTACGGCGCATACGTTAAAGCTGACAAGGTGGAGCCACATGCTCCAAATAACCAAGATTGGTTCCTTTACAAAGCAACTGTTCATTCCAGTGCCGGCTACAAATTAACTGGAATCAACATTGTTTGCACCTTGAAAATAGCTGGCAAAATGAGTGCAGAAACAGAGGACAGGATCTCTGGAGTGAATGCAGATGGATCTTCACCGTATCATGCATCACTTGGCCACATAAGTATTCAAAAGATCGATGCAAACACAGAGTTCCGACCAGCAGGATCATGGGTAACTGAAGGCGAGTACATCTCATGGTCCAACAGTTCTAACACAACTAAACATGTGAGTCTGAAACTCAGCTGGAAGCTGAAGACCCCTGATCAACCATCATTCAGGAAGTACAACATCTATGTGGAGGAGTCAATGGCAGATCCAAACGCAAAGGCTTCCAGAAATTACCTTTGTGCTGCTAGTGTTGATGCCTTTTATATATCGGGCCTAGAGGTCGCCAGCGGAGTTACTGGTCTTAAATTCATTATTCAAGCGTGTGCACATGATGGAAGCTGGCAGAAGCTTGAGGAATGCCCAGAATTCTTTTTAGATGTAGTTCATTCTGAGGTGtaa
- the LOC120699076 gene encoding cytosolic endo-beta-N-acetylglucosaminidase 1-like isoform X2: MLPSAAEPEGEAASGGERRAWEPPFDASAPAPPMSYPITDLAALASRAYLSADANFHLPFNRASVPGPASALPARRRVLVCHDMEGGYRDDAAPQGGANPDAYALWHWHLVDVFVYFSHYLVTLPPPCWTNAAHLHGVKVLGTFITEWDKGAEVCKEMLATEASAQMYAERLTELATALGFDGWLINIEVKLDAQFIDNMKEFVNHLTKTMHAAVPGSLVIWYDAITVKGELNWQNKLNKYNKPFFDLCDGLFANYTWKKKDPQDSAAVAGDRKYDVYMGIDVFGRNTFGGGQWTTNVALDLLKKVDVSTAIFAPGWVYETKQPPDFESAQNRWWGLVEKSWGVLRSYPKQLPFYTDFDQVSIEGQQVSSDPWNNISCQSFQPMLKYTGDQAQLQAFINFKDGPYSGGNCMTIKGSLRQNIIFSEQLYNGGLALEDRSIHLFYSVRADGSSALGLSLDLSSNEQSISILVAEDIATFTRKKQHHKYGAYVKADKVEPHAPNNQDWFLYKATVHSSAGYKLTGINIVCTLKIAGKMSAETEDRISGVNADGSSPYHASLGHISIQKIDANTEFRPAGSWVTEGEYISWSNSSNTTKHVSLKLSWKLKTPDQPSFRKYNIYVEESMADPNAKASRNYLCAASVDAFYISGLEVASGVTGLKFIIQACAHDGSWQKLEECPEFFLDVVHSEV; encoded by the exons atgctcccctccgccgcggagccAGAAGGCGAAGCCGCCTCGGGCGGCGAGCGCCGCGCGTGGGAGCCGCCCTTCGACgcctccgcgccggcgccgcccatgTCCTACCCGATCACGGACCTCGCCGCGCTGGCCTCGCGCGCCTACCTCTCCGCCGACGCCAACTTCCACCTCCCCTTCAACAGGGCCTCCGTCCCTGGTCCCGCCTCCGCgctccccgcgcgccggcgcgtCCTCGTGTGCCACGACATGGAGGGCGGCTACCGCGACGACGCGGCGCCTCAGGGCGGGGCCAACCCGGACGCCTACGCGCTCTGGCACTGGCACCTCGTCGACGTCTTCGTCTACTTCTCGCACTACCTCGTCACCCTCCCGCCGCCCTGCTGGACCAACGCCGCCCACCTACACGGCGTCAAG GTGTTGGGAACATTCATCACGGAGTGGGATAAAGGCGCGGAGGTTTGCAAGGAGATGCTCGCGACGGAGGCTTCTGCACAGATGTATGCTGAGAGACTCACAGAGCTGGCTACTGCCTTGGGCTTCGATGGCTGGCTG ATAAACATTGAGGTTAAACTTGATGCTCAGTTCATCGATAACATGAAAGAATTTGTCAATCATCTAACCAAGACGATGCATGCTGCCGTTCCCGGATCTTTGGTCATATG GTACGATGCCATCACTGTAAAAGGTGAGCTCAACTGGCAGAATAagctcaacaagtataacaagccattctttgatttgtgtGATGGGTTGTTTGCTAACTATACGTGGAAG AAAAAAGATCCGCAGGATTCAGCTGCAGTTGCTGGAGACAGGAAATATGATGTCTACATGGGTATTGATGTCTTTGGACGAAATACTTTTGGTGGCGGCCAATGGACT ACAAACGTTGCGCTTGATCTACTTAAGAAAGTTGATGTCTCAACTGCCATATTTGCTCCTGGATGGgtatatgaaactaagcaaccCCCTGACTTTGAGAGTGCACAAAATCG TTGGTGGGGCCTTGTTGAAAAATCATGGGGAGTTCTTCGAAGCTATCCAAAACAATTACCGTTCTACACAGATTTTGATCAG GTGTCTATCGAAGGGCAGCAAGTGTCCAGTGATCCATGGAACAATATTTCTTGCCAAAGTTTTCAG CCTATGCTTAAGTACACAGGAGATCAAGCTCAACTGCAAGCCTTTATAAA TTTCAAAGATGGGCCTTACAGTGGAGGGAATTGTATGACAATCAAAGGAAGTCTCCGGCAGAATATTATTTTCTCGGAACAGCTTTATAATGGAGGACTTGCACTGGAAGATAGATCTATTCATCTATTTTATTCG GTAAGAGCTGATGGAAGCTCTGCGCTAGGATTGTCTCTGGACTTATCTTCAAACGAGCAGAGTATTTCAATCCTTGTTGCGGAGGACATAGCAACATTCACCAGAAAGAAGCAACATCACAAGTACGGCGCATACGTTAAAGCTGACAAGGTGGAGCCACATGCTCCAAATAACCAAGATTGGTTCCTTTACAAAGCAACTGTTCATTCCAGTGCCGGCTACAAATTAACTGGAATCAACATTGTTTGCACCTTGAAAATAGCTGGCAAAATGAGTGCAGAAACAGAGGACAGGATCTCTGGAGTGAATGCAGATGGATCTTCACCGTATCATGCATCACTTGGCCACATAAGTATTCAAAAGATCGATGCAAACACAGAGTTCCGACCAGCAGGATCATGGGTAACTGAAGGCGAGTACATCTCATGGTCCAACAGTTCTAACACAACTAAACATGTGAGTCTGAAACTCAGCTGGAAGCTGAAGACCCCTGATCAACCATCATTCAGGAAGTACAACATCTATGTGGAGGAGTCAATGGCAGATCCAAACGCAAAGGCTTCCAGAAATTACCTTTGTGCTGCTAGTGTTGATGCCTTTTATATATCGGGCCTAGAGGTCGCCAGCGGAGTTACTGGTCTTAAATTCATTATTCAAGCGTGTGCACATGATGGAAGCTGGCAGAAGCTTGAGGAATGCCCAGAATTCTTTTTAGATGTAGTTCATTCTGAGGTGtaa